AATGTTGTTTTAAGTCGTAAGTCCTCTTTCACGAGGCAGTTAACATTCCGCAATAAGatgaatgagtgagtgagtgagtgagtgcctggcctggcctggcgaGATCTAACCCACTAAACTTAGCCCAGCCTTTGGATCCGCTTCGGTCCACGAAACCCTTGTCTTAGCTTTTAGGTCTTTTCATCTGCTTTCCACATGCAAAATCAGACAATTCAGATTCCCTCAGAACACCAATAACCGCTTCAATTCCATGGAAAATTCGTCATTATGATCTCTCCGACTCGAGGCCTCGTCATGAGAGCCTGTCGTATCCAGCGCCGTTTCGCGAGCTCTACTCCTCGAACTCCCCGCCCTAATATAAAAACCCCAACGTCTCGCCCTCCACCCAAGATCTCAAAAACCTACAAACCGTAACGCCTCCTCAATACATGCGATACCAGATCGATCATACTGATACAGCACGCCCAGaaagcctcagcctcctccatTCACCTCAGATTCGTCGACTTCGGCAACCCCTGCACAAGCCGAAACCCTCCGCGATCTCTGGGCATCGACATGGCTCCCTCTGACAGGCGCAGCCCTTCTCGCCGGTGCCCTCGGCTTCTACATCTTCGGAACAGCTGCCGCATCATTCAAAGCGACGCCCTGCAGCTGCACCGGCGAACATTCCACGCCGACCGGCCGACCGCCGGCTCTCGATGGCGACAATGCAGAGCAGTTCGACAAGGAGCTGGCTCTTCCTGAGTGGTGGATGGGTATCACAAAGCTACGGAAGCGCATAGCGGAGCGTGCAAACGGACATGTGCTGGAGTTAGCAATGGGCACAGGGCGAAACTTGGAGTACTTCGACTGGGAGCCATTGACCCTGCGTGCAGAGGGTAAGGCTGGTGGTGCCAGACTACCAAAGGGCGTGGTGTCGTTTACCGGTCTCGATATTTCGGTTGATATGATGGATGTTGCTCGAAAGCGACTCGTCAAGACTGTTCCGCCCATGGAGAACTCTGCTCCCATCGTCCGCGCATCTACCATGGCCGATCACACCGGAGGTCAACTCTCGTATCTCGATTCCCAGCTCCGATTAATTCACTCCGACGCTCACCACCCGATTCCCGGTCCCGCGACTCCCACGACGACGAAATACGATACAGTTATACAGACCTTCGGTTTATGTTCAGTGTCAGACCCCGTCGCTGTAGTCAATAATTTGGCCAAGGTTGTAAAGCCAGGGTCAGGCCGTATCATTCTGCTCGAACATGGCAAGGGTTGGTACGGTATTGTCAACGGACTACTCGATAAGAATGCCGGCAAACATTTCGAAAAGTATGGATGTTGGTGGAATCGCGACATCGAGGGCTTAGTCGAAGAGGCCGTCGCTAAAACACCAGGCCTTGAAATCATCAAGGTCGAGCGGCCCAACATAATGCAAATGGGCACATTGGTTTGGGTCGAGTTGAAGGTCAACGACAAAGCCTCATGACGACTCAACACATGACATAATGCAAATGATTGATATGAAAGGAATGAGATGGGTTGTAGAATATAGGGAGACGTATGTACAGTATTCAGAAAGTCGAAGCACTATGAGCGGCATTGCATTTTTAGATCCCCAGCTTCCGCATCCTTTTTTGACGCCAAATTATCAAAACCATGGGATGCTATGATCCCTTTTCCAGGTATTCCAATCCCGGTCCGAACCAAAATCAaaccaaaacaccaaacttGTCTAAATCTACAGGTACTTCCACAGGCGCCCCTCCATGCaattagtatataagtatGTCGTATATCCGTCGTCGCAGACATGACGGAATCAAATCATCTCAGTCGTCTCCACATGACCCCTTGCGCCTGCTCAGAGAAGTCGCAATTGCTTAGCACGTATCGAGTAAAcaatcaagctcatcaattTCGATGCTCTCAGCGCCGCGGTCCCATTCCATGAGCTTGCTAAACTTTAGCCAGCTCTCACCATCGTCCTCTTTTCGCAGACTAGATGTCGTGTTTGACATGGAGCTAGGCTTCACCGCGGGGCTGGTAAGGAGGGCATTTGAGGTGAAGATGCGATGGTCGCCGAACCAGAAGTCGTCGCGGTACCCATACTCTGAAGTGTGGGTGGTGCGATCGGCGGACTCAGCAACAGGGGTGTCCTCGGCGAACTTGCGTTTCTGCAAGAAGTCGGCCGTCTGTGTAAACTCCCGCTCATCTTTTTCCAGAGGCGGTGAGTTGTGACGGCTGTTG
The window above is part of the Fusarium musae strain F31 chromosome 6, whole genome shotgun sequence genome. Proteins encoded here:
- a CDS encoding hypothetical protein (EggNog:ENOG41); protein product: MISPTRGLVMRACRIQRRFASSTPRTPRPNIKTPTSRPPPKISKTYKPKPQPPPFTSDSSTSATPAQAETLRDLWASTWLPLTGAALLAGALGFYIFGTAAASFKATPCSCTGEHSTPTGRPPALDGDNAEQFDKELALPEWWMGITKLRKRIAERANGHVLELAMGTGRNLEYFDWEPLTLRAEGKAGGARLPKGVVSFTGLDISVDMMDVARKRLVKTVPPMENSAPIVRASTMADHTGGQLSYLDSQLRLIHSDAHHPIPGPATPTTTKYDTVIQTFGLCSVSDPVAVVNNLAKVVKPGSGRIILLEHGKGWYGIVNGLLDKNAGKHFEKYGCWWNRDIEGLVEEAVAKTPGLEIIKVERPNIMQMGTLVWVELKVNDKAS